The genomic region GCAGGCCGCCAAGGAAGCCGTCAAGGGCACACCGCTGGAGGGTTCGAAGATCTATCTGGCCGGCACCGCGGCCGTCTTCAAGGACATGGCCGACGGAAGCCTCTACGACCTGCTGATCGCCGCGATCGCCTCGCTGGGACTGATCTTCATCATCATGTTGCTCATCACCCGAAGTGTGGTGGCGTCGGCGGTCATCGTCGGCACGGTGGTGCTCTCGCTCGGCGCCTCGTTCGGCCTGTCGATCCTGTTGTGGCAGCACCTGCTGGGCATCGAACTGCACTGGATGGTGATGGCAATGGCGGTGATCGTGCTGCTGGCCGTCGGCGCGGATTACAACCTGCTGCTGGTGTCGCGGTTGAAAGAGGAACTGCACGCCGGCATCAACACCGGCATCATCCGCGCGATGGGCGGCAGTGGTTCGGTGGTGACCTCGGCCGGCCTGGTCTTCGCGTTCACGATGATGTCGATGGCCGTCAGCGAACTCACCGTGATCGGCCAGGTCGGCACCACCATCGGTTTGGGTCTGCTGTTCGACACGCTGGTGATCCGGGCGTTCATGACACCGGCCATCGCGGCGCTTATGGGCAAGTGGTTCTGGTGGCCCCAGCGGGTGCGTGAACGACCAGTGCCCGTACCGTGGCCCAAGCCGCGGCAGATGACGCCGGCAGGTCCGAAGGGAGGCCAATCATGACTCGTGTGATCGCCGGAATAGCCTCTCTGGCAGCAGCTTTGGTGTTCGCGGTCCCGGCGCAAGCCGATCCGGACACCGACTTCGCCAACGAGTTGCACACATACGGCATATACGGGCAGAAGGACTTCAACGCCTGGATCGGCAAGATCACCTGCAAGCGGCAGCGCAACGGCCTCGACACGAGCGCCCACGAGTCGGCGCAGTTCATCCAGCATCAGCTGCAGCGCAGTCAGAACAGCACCGAGCAGGCCTATCAATTCCTGGCCGCCGCGCTGCGCTACTACTGCCCCGACCTGACGCCGATACTCGACCAGGCGCGATAGCGAGGAGTGAAAAGTGTTACGTAGAGCAGGCATAGGGTTGGCCGCCTCCGGCTGCGCGGCGATGATGCTCCTGGCGAGCCCCGGCGTCGCGGCCGCCGATGCCACCGACGACTATCCGATCCCGAACCGCATCCTGAAGACGACATGCACCGTCGACCAGTACATGGCGGCGGTGCGCGACACCGACCCGGTGTACTACGAGCGCTACATGATCGACTACAAGAACAAGCCGCCCGAGGTGCAGCAGGGCGCCCGTGACCGCATCTACTGGTTCTTCTCGATGGATTACGCCGGCCGGCGGGAATACTCCGAGAAGACGGCGACCGACGCCTTCTACGAGCAGATGGCGTGGCGGTGGCCCAACTGGGCGAAGCTGTTCTTCAACAACAAGGGCGTCGCCGCGCACGGCACCGATGTCTGCATGAACTACCCGGTCAGCGACCCCTCAGTCTGGACCTGGTAGTCGAGCGGACGACTACGGCAGTCCGCCCAAGATCGGGCTGAGCGTTGCGGTAAGCGGATCCTGCGGAAGAGGATTCGCCGGGGTGGCCGGACCGGCCGGCCCCGGTGCCGAACCCGAAGGCCCCGGCAGCGACATCGCGGTCTGCGCGCCGTGCGACGCAGGCGCCGCAGCGGCTGGTTGAACGGTGACCGGTGCCGGTGCGACCGCGACCGGTTGCGCCTCGACCGCCTCGGCCGCCGCTTCGACCGGCGCCTCGACCGCCTCGACCGGCGCCTCGACGGCAGGGACGAGCGGTTCGGTCATCGGTTCCGTGACTACATCGGGAACGACCTCCGGCGCCGCCACCGGTGCTGTGGCGACGACCGGCGAGGCAGGCCTGGCAGTCAGGGCCCGGGGCGACGGGACGGCGTGCACGCTGATCGCCGAAGTCGACGTGTCCGCGGCGGGCGCGAGGTCGGACGTGCCGGCGGTCGTCCAGTTCTGTGAGTCCGCGGGTTCGGACGGCCCGGCCGGTTCCGGGCCGACGGCGAACAACGCGAACGCGGCCGCTGCCAGGACTATGGCGGCGCGGGAGCGCGGCCCGAAGCGGTACCGGCGTGCCTGCCGATATCGGGTGCGGACCGTTGTGAGTTTCCCGACCGCCGACACCGCCGGTGCTTCTGCCGTCTTCAGCGCGGCTCCCCGCGCGAGCGCCAGCTGCGCGTCGTCTGATGCGACGACCGGAACGTGGAGCCCCTCTTCCAGCGGACCGGCGATCAGCTCGAGGTCACCGCGCGATCCGATCAGAAGCAGGCTCTGCGGCTCGGCGCGCATCTTGTCGAACGACTCGCTCAACCAGCGGCCGAGGCCGTCGGCGCTGTCGCGCATCTGGGTACGCGCCGTGCGGGCGGTGTCGTCGAGGACCGACGCGACGGTGACCGCCGCGGACTCCACCACACACACCGCGCACCGGTCCAAGCCAAGGTCCCGGCCGTAGGTTCCAGCCCAGACGCGGGCGGCTTCCGGCAGCGGTACTGGGCACACCGTCTCGAAACCCATGTCGGCCAGCGATGTCAACAACAGTGCGGCCTTTGCCTCCACGTCTTTGGTCCAGGTCACCGCGGCGGTGATCACTTCATGACCGCTGGCGGCCGCGATGGCCTGAGCACCGCGTACCGCCGACTCGTGCCTGGTGATATCCCCGTCGGTCACCGTGTCCCCGACGACGTCGAAGTGGTCATGGTCCAGGGTGGTGGCGTCGGCCGTGGGGTCGTCCAGCAGGACCCAGCTGACACTGTTCGATGTCATCGACAGTCCCAACACCGTCTTCATGCTGCCTACCTTCGTCGAGCCGTCGGATCCGGCTAGCAGTCAGCTGACCGACATAGTTTGCTCTTGGCCTCGTCACACGTCGAAGAAGCCACGTTCTTTTCGCTTGAA from Mycobacterium sp. IDR2000157661 harbors:
- a CDS encoding DUF732 domain-containing protein encodes the protein MTRVIAGIASLAAALVFAVPAQADPDTDFANELHTYGIYGQKDFNAWIGKITCKRQRNGLDTSAHESAQFIQHQLQRSQNSTEQAYQFLAAALRYYCPDLTPILDQAR
- a CDS encoding DUF5078 domain-containing protein; protein product: MMLLASPGVAAADATDDYPIPNRILKTTCTVDQYMAAVRDTDPVYYERYMIDYKNKPPEVQQGARDRIYWFFSMDYAGRREYSEKTATDAFYEQMAWRWPNWAKLFFNNKGVAAHGTDVCMNYPVSDPSVWTW
- a CDS encoding DUF7159 family protein; this translates as MKTVLGLSMTSNSVSWVLLDDPTADATTLDHDHFDVVGDTVTDGDITRHESAVRGAQAIAAASGHEVITAAVTWTKDVEAKAALLLTSLADMGFETVCPVPLPEAARVWAGTYGRDLGLDRCAVCVVESAAVTVASVLDDTARTARTQMRDSADGLGRWLSESFDKMRAEPQSLLLIGSRGDLELIAGPLEEGLHVPVVASDDAQLALARGAALKTAEAPAVSAVGKLTTVRTRYRQARRYRFGPRSRAAIVLAAAAFALFAVGPEPAGPSEPADSQNWTTAGTSDLAPAADTSTSAISVHAVPSPRALTARPASPVVATAPVAAPEVVPDVVTEPMTEPLVPAVEAPVEAVEAPVEAAAEAVEAQPVAVAPAPVTVQPAAAAPASHGAQTAMSLPGPSGSAPGPAGPATPANPLPQDPLTATLSPILGGLP